The Anastrepha ludens isolate Willacy chromosome X, idAnaLude1.1, whole genome shotgun sequence genome includes a window with the following:
- the LOC128869443 gene encoding putative nuclease HARBI1 gives MRIRYFYARYAGSSHDSLIWNISSAKRVLCERDNAGEGNSWLLDDAGYPLEPYLMTPYRSVSEESAEAIFNTKHAKTRNIIERTIGVLKTRFHCLLGARQLHYKPEKATQIANVCAALHNVCIKYNIVVSNDAPSSTDNFHDMFDVDISDNSQNIQASQIRQQIKESFL, from the exons ATGAGAATACGTTATTTTTATGCGAGATATGCAGGTTCGTCTCACGACTCCCTTATCTGGAATATAAGTTCTGCCAAACGGGTTTTATGTGAACGTGATAATGCTGGTGAAGGCAACTCTTGGCTAttag ATGATGCCGGCTACCCTTTGGAACCATATTTAATGACACCTTATAGGTCCGTTTCGGAAGAAAGCGCTGAGGCAATTTTCAACACTAAACATGCTAAAACAAggaatattattgaaagaacaaTTGGAGTGCTGAAAACTCGATTCCATTGCTTACTTGGTGCTCGTCAGCTTCATTATAAGCCTGAAAAAGCAACTCAAATCGCAAACGTTTGTGCTGCCTTGCATAACGTTTGTATTAAATATAACATCGTAGTATCAAATGATGCACCTTCGTCCACTGACAATTTCCATGATATGTTTGATGTTGATATATCCGACAACTCACAAAATATTCAAGCTTCGCAGATTCgtcaacaaataaaagaaagttttttgtAA
- the LOC128869722 gene encoding tigger transposable element-derived protein 1-like has protein sequence MSHNSPVIKAKRKAISLDTKIKILDQLTTGQGATAVGNHFGIHEATIRTIKKNETAIRKSVCSGTKISAKSSSYIRDVVKEKMEKALVMWIEDKSQKRIPVDGIAIKQTALRIYKRIKEVEPGTSSQSKQPEFSASTGWMTGFLKRHALHNVKIKGETASADELAAKKFPEKIRKIIEDGGYTPDQVWNVDESGLFWKKMPSRTYVAKSQKTAGGLKVAKDRVTLLFCSNASGERMLKPLLVNRALRPRSMKSVDFNKLPIHWTANKKAWMTSAIFTEWFQKYFISEVRRYMNAKYLEFKVLLILDNAPCHPLLEHPNVQFC, from the coding sequence ATGTCACATAATTCACCTGTAATAAAAGCCAAGAGGAAGGCGATCAGTTtagatactaaaattaaaattttagatcaACTTACAACAGGACAAGGAGCAACGGCTGTAGGAAATCATTTTGGTATTCATGAAGCTACCATAAGAACGATCAAGAAAAATGAAACTGCGATTAGAAAATCGGTATGTTCTGGAACGAAAATAAGTGCTAAATCATCGTCATACATAAGAGATGTTGTCAAAGAGAAGATGGAAAAAGCTTTGGTAATGTGGATTGAAGATAAATCACAAAAAAGAATACCAGTAGATGGAATTGCTATCAAGCAAACTGCATTAAGAATTTATAAACGTATTAAAGAAGTTGAGCCAGGCACTTCATCTCAGTCAAAACAACCCGAATTTTCTGCAAGTACAGGTTGGATGACAGGTTTTCTTAAACGACATGCTCTCCATAATGTAAAAATTAAGGGAGAAACTGCGtctgcagatgaattggctgccaaaaaatttcctgaaaaaattagaaaaattattgaagatgGAGGATACACCCCAGATCAAGTTTGGAATGTAGATGAAAGCGGCctcttttggaaaaaaatgccgAGCAGAACTTATGTTGCAAAATCGCAGAAGACTGCCGGTGGTTTAAAAGTAGCAAAGGACCGTGTAACATTGTTGTTTTGTTCCAATGCTTCAGGAGAACGTATGTTAAAACCACTGCTAGTAAATCGTGCTTTAAGACCACGCTCGATGAAaagtgtagatttcaataaactgCCAATTCACTGGACAGCAAACAAAAAGGCATGGATGACCAGTGCAATCTTTACAGAATGGTTCCAGAAATACTTCATTTCAGAAGTTAGACGCTACATGAATGCAAAATATCTAGAATTTAAAGTTCTTTTAATTCTAGACAATGCACCTTGCCATCCGCTCTTGGAGCACCCAAATGTGCAATTTTGCTAA